One genomic segment of Rubripirellula tenax includes these proteins:
- a CDS encoding acyltransferase family protein, translating to MSAVIPQLDPRRHDLDALRAFAMLLGIALHAAIAFIPGAGGWMIKDSQTSDFFGLFLAAIHGFRMPLFFLISGFFTMMLYRRRGLKSLLGHRIKRIFIPMIIGLFTIIPAMWVVGAYVQSDTKVSTGELPSHDVDNIHVVAAVGDVDRLDQLLSDGVEVDLANQNRTTPLMMAVMFGQAEAAKLLVGRGADPSKRNEFGSSASDMLELDDGTTKWVADMIGIQHDAKSIAAGRTDVAKLLPQPSDASRRLTKDGPQARKLRNKLAGAIATLTYIPLFGHLWFLWFLCWLVVGFAIVALIGRAVRFPNLPASLTKSSWSYAWAIPLTMIPQAFMGTGAMNFGPDTSIGLLPMPAVLVYYAIFFGFGAMYFDAKGAAGSEVDQRMGRRWAITIPLCLLVLFPLGIMAGEQPGGWGRFASVFAQASYVWLMSLAMIGVFRRYLSSPNRVIRYLSDSSYWLYLAHLPLVILVQSWLSDYPMSPFLKFPIVCLVTTGILLASYQCLVRYSPIGTLLNGKRRRFFEQALAVEEDPIEAKLVDAELFG from the coding sequence ATGTCCGCTGTTATTCCACAACTTGACCCTCGCCGACATGACCTCGACGCCCTGCGAGCGTTCGCGATGCTGTTGGGCATTGCGCTGCATGCTGCGATCGCGTTCATACCGGGTGCGGGTGGATGGATGATCAAGGATTCGCAAACAAGCGACTTCTTTGGGTTGTTCTTGGCGGCCATTCATGGATTCCGAATGCCGCTGTTCTTTCTGATCAGTGGTTTCTTCACGATGATGCTGTATCGACGCCGCGGTTTGAAGTCGTTACTTGGTCATCGGATCAAGCGAATTTTCATCCCGATGATCATCGGCTTGTTCACCATCATTCCGGCGATGTGGGTTGTCGGGGCCTATGTTCAATCGGACACCAAAGTGTCGACCGGCGAGCTTCCCTCGCACGATGTTGACAACATCCATGTCGTGGCCGCCGTCGGAGATGTGGATCGGCTCGATCAGCTTTTAAGCGACGGCGTTGAAGTCGACTTGGCGAACCAGAATCGAACGACGCCGTTGATGATGGCGGTCATGTTCGGGCAAGCCGAGGCGGCAAAACTGCTGGTGGGGCGGGGCGCCGATCCGTCCAAACGAAATGAATTCGGAAGTTCCGCGTCGGACATGTTGGAGCTCGACGACGGAACAACGAAGTGGGTCGCCGATATGATCGGCATCCAACACGATGCAAAGTCCATTGCCGCCGGACGAACCGATGTGGCGAAGCTACTGCCGCAACCGAGTGACGCAAGCCGCCGACTTACGAAGGATGGACCACAAGCCAGGAAATTACGCAACAAGCTGGCCGGCGCGATCGCGACCCTGACCTACATCCCGCTGTTCGGTCATCTCTGGTTCCTGTGGTTTCTTTGTTGGTTGGTCGTTGGCTTTGCGATTGTCGCGTTGATCGGGCGAGCGGTGCGATTCCCGAATCTGCCCGCCTCGTTGACAAAGTCAAGCTGGAGCTACGCTTGGGCGATTCCGTTAACCATGATTCCGCAAGCGTTCATGGGAACCGGAGCGATGAACTTTGGTCCCGACACGTCGATCGGATTGCTTCCGATGCCGGCGGTGCTGGTGTACTACGCCATCTTCTTCGGCTTTGGTGCGATGTACTTCGACGCTAAAGGTGCGGCAGGATCGGAAGTGGATCAGCGAATGGGCCGCCGATGGGCGATCACGATACCGCTTTGTTTGCTCGTTCTCTTTCCGCTCGGCATCATGGCCGGTGAACAGCCCGGCGGTTGGGGACGATTTGCATCGGTGTTCGCTCAAGCCTCGTACGTTTGGTTGATGTCGCTGGCGATGATCGGTGTCTTCCGTCGATACCTGTCATCGCCCAATCGCGTGATACGGTACTTATCCGATTCCTCGTACTGGCTTTATCTCGCTCATCTTCCGCTGGTGATCCTGGTTCAGTCTTGGCTGAGCGACTATCCGATGTCGCCGTTTTTAAAATTTCCAATCGTTTGTTTGGTAACCACCGGCATTCTCTTGGCCAGCTATCAGTGCCTGGTTCGCTATTCACCGATCGGTACGCTTCTGAACGGCAAGCGAAGACGATTCTTTGAGCAAGCGCTGGCTGTTGAAGAAGATCCTATCGAAGCGAAATTGGTCGACGCCGAGTTATTCGGATAA
- a CDS encoding BON domain-containing protein, whose amino-acid sequence MRRKYFGLAIAALATLGPMQAWGGDREIAEQIIKRLKTNRDSGALKDFTLDMKVDNGVVLFRGNVSEAVQKDLVLDAADGIDGIAKIVDEVSITGMEATVVKPKASVAKAELQPAPLVAAEVESAAVQAEADFSFRDALAAQARSIQTNNVMPGEIRPASAVEPIDDDAVVGAVVAALGRAKDAGQLKGFGIDVKSNNGVLQLTGRAASEAQRGEILRIVESVPGVSGIREAISVGSSTGLARLPEAPALQPVAQPQARMASAPMNGQAMQQQAMTAPYRMQQGQMQPQMQQVSMGMGGGAPVMGQPVPMAPYSAGGGAPRYDSPNLPNYAWPGYASSPNYAAVTYPQQYSPSAWPYIGPFYPYPQVPLGWRKVSLEWDDGWWFLDFTDR is encoded by the coding sequence ATGCGACGCAAGTATTTCGGATTGGCGATTGCCGCGCTCGCTACCCTCGGGCCAATGCAGGCCTGGGGTGGTGACCGAGAAATCGCCGAACAGATCATCAAGCGATTGAAAACCAATCGTGATTCAGGTGCCTTGAAGGACTTCACCCTCGACATGAAAGTCGATAACGGTGTGGTGCTTTTCCGAGGCAACGTTAGCGAAGCGGTTCAGAAGGACTTGGTCCTTGACGCCGCCGACGGCATCGACGGGATCGCCAAGATCGTCGACGAGGTCAGCATCACCGGCATGGAAGCAACGGTTGTGAAACCGAAAGCTTCGGTCGCCAAGGCTGAACTGCAACCGGCGCCATTGGTGGCGGCTGAAGTCGAATCGGCAGCGGTCCAAGCGGAAGCGGATTTCTCTTTCCGCGACGCCCTGGCTGCACAAGCCCGCTCGATTCAAACAAATAACGTCATGCCGGGCGAAATTCGCCCCGCATCGGCAGTCGAACCAATCGATGACGACGCTGTCGTTGGTGCTGTTGTTGCCGCACTTGGCCGAGCTAAGGACGCGGGACAGTTGAAGGGTTTTGGCATCGACGTGAAGAGCAACAACGGTGTGCTTCAGTTGACCGGCCGCGCCGCCAGCGAAGCTCAACGTGGCGAGATTCTTCGCATCGTTGAATCCGTTCCAGGCGTTTCCGGTATCCGCGAAGCGATTTCGGTCGGGTCGTCGACTGGTTTGGCTCGGTTGCCCGAAGCACCGGCTCTGCAACCTGTCGCACAACCGCAAGCTCGAATGGCATCGGCTCCGATGAACGGCCAAGCGATGCAACAACAGGCCATGACTGCTCCCTACCGCATGCAACAGGGTCAAATGCAGCCCCAGATGCAACAGGTCAGCATGGGCATGGGTGGTGGAGCACCGGTGATGGGGCAACCTGTCCCAATGGCACCGTACTCGGCTGGTGGTGGAGCACCTCGCTACGATTCGCCAAACCTGCCCAACTATGCTTGGCCAGGCTACGCATCGAGCCCCAACTACGCCGCGGTAACGTACCCACAACAGTACAGCCCTTCGGCATGGCCTTACATCGGCCCATTCTATCCTTACCCACAAGTCCCATTGGGATGGCGTAAGGTCAGCTTGGAATGGGACGACGGCTGGTGGTTCTTGGACTTCACCGACCGCTAG
- a CDS encoding sulfatase-like hydrolase/transferase, with protein MVCLFTGFVVGFTSVHADERPNVLLILVDDLKPALGCYGDPIAKTPNIDALAARGMRFDLAFCNQAVCAPSRFTLMLGSHSTSTGLYGLGSPLRQVLPDAVTMPQYFAKHGGYRTESLGKVFHIGHGNYGDPESFSVPHFSDKVIEYLDPVSTQGGQLTREEAFFTNQKLGEIKSLPRGAAYESPQVDDDQYADGRVAMETVRRLQQAKERRASDGTPFFITAGFARPHLPFSAPKKYWDLFDPATLPLPQFEDHPADAPKVAGKRGGEITNYFPVPTEPSAKYTEELKRNLIHGYYASSSFVDAQIGKVIDELDRLQLAENTIVVLWGDHGFHLGDLGIWTKHTNYEQANRIPILISAPGVAKPGSSTNQPIESVDIFPTIAELAGLPSPTGPQPIDGLSLVSVLKNPDHRVRDHAFHAYPKKKLGRAIRTERYRLVQWKSGNAEDAVEYELYDYETDPMETRNLATVHRDVVDRLKQTLAKYPVPVGQESKKPKATSATKTSDPETTQIAKLPLNISGQVKADSGRGVIVAQGGREHGFAVHMIDGRVAFDVRVNGKVTRIIAKDAAPKQFSFLAMLGADRCVLKIDGKKVADGPSPGLIPTQPKDGLTVGRDELTAAGNYEAPNPFNGSVDEIKVATGQPVAAASKSNQPFASELITTWGEKVTAQNAWTEYPRPQLRREKWTNLNGRWDYAVTAIAQKETPKNWDGKILVPFCLESKLGGVQRLLDASESLWYHRTFTATPSSQRLRLNFEAVDYRCEVFVNGKRVGNHTGGNTPFSFDITEVIRSGENELVVRVEDATEAWQLRGKQVLEAKGIWYTQVSGVWQTVWLEEVASSHLADVKIATDADTGSIAVTPKMEGKGTVRVVVKDGGSVVAEGSGENVIVMKVPNAKLWSPASPHLYDIVVTLADQSGATLDEVKTYAGIRSVGKVKDAHGNWQFTLNGDVIFHWGPLDQGWWPDGLLTPPSDEAMLFDIEWLKEAGFNMIRKHIKVEPRRYYYHCDRLGMMVWQDQVSGGVKDKAWPEWTRLKPNPVDAEWPRDQHQQFMLELERMIDALENHPSIVSWVPFNERWGQHQTVEVGKWMVDRDPSRVINVASGGNFWPVGDVVDEHRYPHPGFPFELGQGGRFDDYIKVIGEFGGHGFPVKDHLWDANRRNWGYGDIPKTETEYKDRYATSIDMLNQLRGQGIAAGVYTQTTDVEGEINGLMTYDRKVIKIPAKELATLHEKLFRDAPKVESAAKAAKADQFPDSAFIEQATDRKPGPVMDAETIRAGLKSHDRALYIKAGWIRDPYITLGPDDYYYLTGTQPNEGDPREATNPYNIGLGDESIVGNQVRVYRSKDLTQWESLGVVFSTKDLFEKPNRRKGNNAKRIWAPEVHWMGDHWALVHCPKQISSLAVSAGKDLKGPWTHPMKDGMGERHDPSLFNDDGSVWMLWGNTTVAPLSNDLSKYIGESVRIDPSGTRPGPDGELINRIGHEGATMIKVGGKYVHLGTAWSTDQGRKGSYNLYYSVADKITGPYGPRQFAGRFLGHGTPFQDNEGKWWCTAFFNANVPPLSREGIEKRDIGDNAQTINEQGVTIVPLDVRTLDSGEVFIRAKDPAYASPGPDEAQKFDLVH; from the coding sequence ATGGTTTGCCTCTTCACCGGCTTCGTCGTCGGATTTACCAGCGTGCATGCCGACGAACGCCCCAACGTGCTGTTGATTTTGGTCGACGACCTCAAACCCGCCTTGGGATGCTATGGCGATCCGATCGCCAAGACGCCGAACATCGATGCGTTGGCGGCGCGCGGGATGCGATTCGATTTGGCTTTCTGCAATCAAGCCGTTTGTGCGCCGTCGCGGTTCACGTTGATGCTCGGTTCGCATTCGACTTCGACCGGCTTGTATGGGCTGGGCAGTCCGCTGCGCCAGGTTCTTCCCGATGCGGTGACGATGCCCCAGTACTTTGCAAAACATGGTGGCTATCGAACGGAGTCGCTGGGCAAGGTGTTTCATATCGGTCACGGCAACTATGGCGATCCGGAATCCTTTAGCGTTCCTCACTTTAGCGACAAGGTGATCGAATACTTGGATCCCGTTAGCACCCAAGGCGGCCAGTTGACTCGCGAAGAAGCGTTCTTCACCAACCAAAAGTTAGGCGAAATCAAATCGTTGCCTCGCGGTGCTGCCTACGAGTCGCCACAGGTGGACGACGACCAGTACGCCGACGGACGCGTTGCGATGGAAACGGTTCGTCGATTGCAACAGGCAAAGGAACGTCGCGCAAGCGATGGCACGCCGTTCTTTATCACCGCCGGATTCGCACGACCGCACCTTCCCTTTAGCGCGCCGAAAAAATACTGGGACCTGTTTGACCCCGCTACGTTGCCGTTGCCGCAATTCGAAGATCATCCCGCCGACGCGCCCAAGGTCGCCGGAAAACGGGGCGGCGAAATCACGAACTACTTCCCGGTGCCGACCGAACCCAGCGCGAAGTACACCGAAGAACTGAAACGGAATTTGATCCACGGATACTACGCCAGTTCAAGTTTCGTCGATGCCCAGATCGGAAAAGTCATCGACGAACTCGATCGTTTGCAGTTGGCCGAAAACACCATCGTCGTGCTTTGGGGTGACCATGGTTTCCATTTGGGCGATCTGGGAATCTGGACCAAACACACCAACTATGAACAAGCCAATCGCATTCCGATTTTGATTTCTGCACCGGGCGTTGCGAAGCCCGGTTCGTCGACGAATCAGCCGATCGAAAGCGTTGACATTTTCCCGACGATCGCCGAATTGGCGGGTCTGCCGTCGCCGACGGGGCCGCAGCCCATCGACGGGCTTAGCCTTGTGTCGGTGCTGAAGAATCCCGATCACCGGGTTCGTGATCATGCGTTTCATGCGTACCCGAAAAAGAAACTGGGTCGCGCGATTCGAACCGAACGCTATCGGTTGGTCCAGTGGAAATCCGGCAATGCGGAAGATGCGGTGGAATACGAATTGTATGACTACGAAACCGATCCGATGGAAACTCGCAATCTGGCGACCGTTCATCGCGATGTGGTTGATCGGTTGAAGCAAACGCTCGCGAAGTATCCGGTACCCGTTGGACAAGAATCAAAGAAACCGAAAGCGACTTCGGCGACGAAAACGTCGGATCCGGAAACCACCCAAATCGCAAAGCTGCCGCTCAATATTTCGGGTCAAGTCAAAGCCGATTCGGGGCGCGGAGTGATCGTCGCTCAGGGTGGCCGTGAACACGGGTTTGCGGTTCACATGATCGACGGTCGGGTTGCGTTCGACGTTCGCGTCAACGGCAAGGTGACGCGAATCATCGCCAAGGATGCGGCACCAAAACAATTCAGTTTTCTTGCAATGCTAGGCGCTGATCGATGCGTTCTGAAGATCGACGGCAAGAAGGTCGCCGACGGACCATCACCGGGGCTGATCCCCACACAACCCAAGGACGGGCTTACCGTTGGTCGTGACGAACTGACCGCGGCCGGAAACTACGAAGCGCCCAACCCGTTCAACGGAAGCGTTGATGAAATCAAAGTCGCGACCGGCCAACCCGTTGCCGCGGCATCAAAAAGCAACCAGCCGTTCGCTTCGGAATTGATCACGACGTGGGGTGAAAAAGTCACTGCCCAAAACGCGTGGACCGAATATCCGCGGCCTCAGTTGCGCCGCGAAAAATGGACCAATCTGAACGGACGCTGGGATTACGCCGTCACGGCGATTGCTCAAAAAGAAACGCCGAAGAACTGGGACGGAAAAATCTTGGTTCCGTTTTGCCTGGAATCAAAATTGGGTGGTGTCCAGCGTTTGCTCGATGCGTCCGAATCGCTGTGGTATCACCGAACATTTACGGCGACACCATCGAGTCAACGATTGCGTTTGAACTTCGAGGCCGTGGACTATCGTTGCGAAGTTTTTGTGAACGGCAAACGTGTCGGTAACCATACCGGCGGCAATACTCCATTTTCGTTTGACATCACCGAAGTCATTCGAAGCGGCGAAAATGAATTGGTGGTTCGCGTCGAAGACGCGACGGAAGCGTGGCAACTTCGTGGCAAGCAAGTGCTGGAGGCCAAGGGCATTTGGTACACGCAAGTCTCTGGAGTTTGGCAAACGGTTTGGCTTGAAGAAGTGGCTTCCAGCCACCTTGCCGATGTAAAGATCGCGACCGATGCCGATACCGGGTCGATTGCCGTCACGCCGAAGATGGAAGGCAAGGGAACGGTTCGAGTCGTCGTGAAAGACGGTGGCTCGGTGGTGGCCGAGGGATCCGGCGAAAACGTGATCGTAATGAAAGTCCCCAACGCGAAACTTTGGTCACCGGCGTCGCCGCACTTGTATGACATCGTCGTTACGCTTGCCGATCAATCGGGGGCGACACTTGACGAGGTAAAAACCTACGCGGGGATTCGCAGCGTCGGCAAAGTCAAAGATGCCCATGGCAATTGGCAATTCACGCTCAACGGCGACGTGATCTTTCACTGGGGACCACTCGATCAAGGTTGGTGGCCGGACGGGCTGCTGACGCCGCCATCGGACGAAGCGATGTTGTTCGACATCGAATGGTTGAAGGAAGCGGGTTTCAACATGATCCGCAAACACATCAAAGTCGAACCGCGACGCTACTACTATCACTGCGATCGGCTGGGGATGATGGTTTGGCAGGACCAGGTCAGCGGCGGTGTAAAGGACAAAGCGTGGCCCGAGTGGACACGGCTGAAACCGAATCCCGTCGACGCCGAATGGCCACGTGATCAACACCAACAATTTATGTTGGAACTCGAGCGGATGATTGATGCTTTGGAGAATCACCCTTCCATCGTCAGCTGGGTTCCGTTCAACGAACGTTGGGGCCAACACCAAACGGTCGAGGTCGGAAAATGGATGGTCGATCGCGATCCTTCACGTGTGATCAATGTTGCCAGCGGCGGCAATTTCTGGCCCGTTGGCGATGTCGTCGACGAGCACCGTTATCCTCATCCAGGTTTCCCGTTTGAACTCGGCCAGGGCGGTCGCTTCGACGATTACATCAAGGTGATCGGAGAATTCGGCGGTCACGGTTTCCCGGTGAAGGACCATCTGTGGGACGCCAATCGTCGCAATTGGGGATACGGCGACATTCCGAAGACTGAAACCGAGTACAAGGATCGCTATGCAACATCAATCGACATGCTGAACCAATTGCGAGGCCAAGGCATCGCGGCCGGCGTGTATACCCAAACCACCGACGTCGAGGGCGAGATCAATGGATTGATGACGTACGATCGCAAAGTGATCAAGATTCCCGCCAAGGAACTGGCAACTTTGCACGAGAAATTGTTTCGAGATGCACCGAAAGTGGAGTCGGCCGCCAAAGCAGCCAAGGCTGATCAATTTCCCGACTCTGCCTTTATTGAACAGGCGACCGACCGTAAGCCGGGGCCGGTCATGGATGCTGAAACCATTCGCGCCGGGTTGAAATCCCACGATCGCGCCCTTTACATCAAAGCCGGCTGGATTCGTGATCCTTACATCACACTCGGGCCCGACGATTACTATTATTTGACCGGCACTCAACCCAACGAAGGCGATCCCCGCGAAGCCACCAATCCGTACAACATTGGACTCGGGGACGAGAGCATCGTTGGGAATCAAGTTCGCGTCTATCGCAGCAAGGACTTGACCCAGTGGGAATCGTTGGGCGTCGTTTTTTCGACGAAGGATCTGTTCGAGAAACCCAACCGCAGAAAAGGCAACAACGCCAAACGCATTTGGGCACCCGAAGTTCATTGGATGGGTGACCATTGGGCACTGGTGCATTGCCCAAAACAGATTTCCAGCTTGGCCGTCTCGGCCGGCAAAGACTTGAAGGGCCCTTGGACGCACCCGATGAAAGACGGGATGGGCGAACGACACGATCCGTCGCTGTTCAACGATGATGGTTCGGTCTGGATGCTGTGGGGCAACACCACCGTCGCGCCGCTTAGCAACGACTTGTCAAAGTACATCGGCGAATCGGTTCGCATCGATCCGTCGGGCACGCGGCCTGGCCCCGACGGCGAGCTGATCAACCGCATCGGCCACGAGGGGGCGACGATGATCAAAGTTGGCGGCAAGTACGTCCATCTGGGCACGGCCTGGTCGACCGACCAGGGACGCAAGGGATCGTACAATCTGTACTACAGCGTCGCTGACAAAATCACAGGACCGTACGGTCCGCGTCAATTCGCCGGTCGATTCTTGGGACACGGAACGCCCTTCCAAGACAACGAAGGCAAGTGGTGGTGTACTGCGTTTTTCAACGCCAACGTTCCGCCGCTATCGCGTGAAGGAATCGAAAAGCGAGACATCGGCGACAACGCGCAAACGATCAACGAGCAAGGTGTCACCATCGTGCCTCTTGACGTGCGCACGCTTGATAGCGGCGAAGTCTTTATCCGAGCCAAAGACCCGGCCTACGCGTCCCCCGGACCCGACGAGGCACAAAAGTTCGATCTCGTCCATTGA
- a CDS encoding metallophosphoesterase family protein, translating to MKILCFSDLHCDRDAATKLVALAADADVVVGAGDFANRHKGLGDTLDILRTIDKPAVLVPGNGETADELRAATTSWATARVLHGDGCTIDGVEFWGVGGGIPVTPFGDWSYDFDEAQAETLLAGCPIGAVLVVHSPPIDTVDHDSSGRIRGSRSIRDAVESKKPRLVVCGHIHSDWGKRVTLGESLVLNAGPVGHLLEVDS from the coding sequence ATGAAGATACTTTGCTTCAGTGATTTACATTGTGACCGCGATGCGGCGACAAAGTTGGTGGCGCTTGCGGCGGACGCTGATGTGGTCGTCGGCGCCGGCGATTTCGCCAATCGGCACAAGGGGCTTGGCGACACGTTGGACATCTTGCGAACGATCGACAAGCCAGCCGTCTTGGTGCCGGGAAATGGCGAAACGGCCGACGAGCTTCGTGCGGCGACCACTTCTTGGGCAACGGCACGCGTGCTGCACGGCGACGGCTGTACCATCGATGGGGTCGAATTCTGGGGCGTTGGCGGCGGCATCCCGGTGACTCCATTCGGCGATTGGAGCTACGACTTTGACGAAGCCCAAGCGGAAACGTTGTTGGCCGGATGCCCGATCGGCGCCGTCCTGGTGGTTCACTCGCCGCCCATCGACACCGTCGATCACGATTCCAGCGGTCGCATCCGCGGCAGCCGCTCGATCCGTGACGCAGTCGAATCCAAGAAACCCCGGCTGGTCGTTTGCGGCCACATTCATAGCGATTGGGGCAAACGGGTGACTCTCGGCGAATCGCTGGTTCTCAATGCCGGACCCGTCGGGCATCTTTTGGAAGTCGATAGCTAA
- a CDS encoding carboxypeptidase-like regulatory domain-containing protein, with the protein MKRLFAILSLLAIGPFVGVNAFAEDDSAQPRVVNHLTMNQWVRTEDGGQLTGRVFLPGIGGKAEALKGVTVAMKSRDGQVLRATTDAKGMFELSDVSSGVYALTARGENVFACCAMHVVDSSMSADVELPSQADIAVANVDYTVVNTAVIRYMPVNSQSLESSLESAKLDVLKDRIRSQDVFRVVQTEGGMKGRIHVAGAKFDALGDAQLTNVFLFKDGMEIDRKVTDQLGAFSFANVATGNYSIMAIGPDGIGLIGFELVDANVVSETASNVGADGTQLVGFGLFGNHHNIGNQCCCEEFAIQVAPCPEVVTCVEEVIIQEAPIVETIVDQGCGCGVPGEVMEGEVVMDGYGTPLNGGYGGGFGGGGGFSGGGGGFGGGGGGFGGIGGLAGLAATGAIIAATTSNDDNNAIVAPGVTSQSLPSN; encoded by the coding sequence ATGAAGCGTTTGTTCGCGATCCTCTCCTTGCTCGCCATCGGGCCATTTGTCGGAGTAAACGCGTTTGCAGAAGACGATAGCGCCCAACCTCGCGTCGTCAACCATCTGACGATGAATCAGTGGGTCCGAACCGAGGACGGTGGTCAATTGACCGGCCGTGTTTTTCTGCCAGGAATTGGCGGCAAAGCCGAAGCTTTGAAGGGTGTAACGGTTGCGATGAAGTCGCGTGACGGGCAAGTGCTTCGGGCAACGACCGATGCGAAGGGTATGTTTGAACTGTCGGATGTCTCTAGTGGCGTTTACGCCCTGACGGCGCGTGGCGAAAACGTATTCGCGTGCTGTGCGATGCACGTGGTTGATTCGTCGATGTCGGCCGATGTTGAGTTGCCTTCGCAAGCTGACATTGCAGTCGCCAACGTCGATTATACCGTCGTGAACACGGCCGTGATCCGGTACATGCCGGTCAACAGCCAAAGCCTCGAAAGCTCGTTGGAGAGTGCTAAGCTAGACGTTTTGAAGGATCGCATCCGCAGCCAAGACGTTTTCCGCGTGGTTCAAACCGAAGGCGGCATGAAAGGCCGAATTCACGTTGCGGGTGCAAAGTTTGACGCACTCGGCGATGCTCAACTGACAAATGTTTTCCTGTTCAAAGATGGCATGGAAATCGATCGCAAAGTGACGGACCAACTGGGTGCGTTCAGCTTTGCCAATGTCGCGACCGGCAACTACTCGATCATGGCGATCGGTCCGGACGGGATCGGCCTGATCGGCTTCGAGTTAGTCGATGCAAACGTTGTATCGGAAACAGCTTCGAACGTTGGTGCCGATGGAACTCAATTGGTCGGTTTCGGCTTGTTCGGCAACCACCACAACATCGGCAACCAATGCTGCTGTGAAGAGTTCGCGATTCAAGTCGCTCCTTGCCCAGAAGTCGTCACTTGTGTTGAAGAAGTGATCATCCAAGAAGCTCCCATCGTGGAAACCATTGTCGACCAAGGCTGTGGTTGCGGCGTCCCCGGCGAAGTGATGGAAGGCGAAGTCGTCATGGACGGCTACGGAACTCCTCTTAACGGCGGATATGGTGGCGGATTCGGAGGTGGCGGCGGATTCAGCGGCGGTGGCGGCGGATTCGGTGGCGGTGGTGGTGGGTTCGGCGGCATCGGCGGTTTGGCCGGTCTTGCAGCAACCGGAGCGATCATCGCGGCAACCACCAGCAACGATGACAACAACGCCATCGTGGCACCAGGCGTCACGAGCCAATCGTTGCCGTCCAACTAG
- a CDS encoding aldehyde dehydrogenase family protein, which produces MITLSPLRWGKPYESLDFTDVVHFDTGEPIAKIGNVGGGIVGRDMKQAHKAREALLQLSTDDLIEKCKQAAVLFETSDLQVGDSMQSVDQFVHQQSASTGLPEHMCRSNMMKNSFVLSHMDQILNCLTRGLDLSIFSRGYGEEGRGVTVSYQAQTPILGAVLPNNSPGVHTLWLPAIPLQIGLALKPGSQEPWTPYRMVSAFIQAGVPAEAFGLYPGGHDSGGAIMTKAPRSMIFGSAQTVAQHAGNPRVQAHGPGFSKILIGDDVVDDWEDFLDVMVESVLSNSGRSCINCSGIWASRHTKEIAAAIARRIGPVNVSPPSDPDAQLAAFTVPAMATGTYSMVQQDLAESGVTDMTAEFGEKLIERDHCAYLRPMVVHADSPDRGVASKEYMFPFVSVVECPQAEMLRRIGPTLVGTVLTADEAFVHAAGGCIEIDRVNIGPIPTNRLNWLQPHEGNIIDFLFRSRAYQMADLPVKAAT; this is translated from the coding sequence ATGATCACCCTCAGTCCGCTCCGTTGGGGCAAGCCTTACGAATCGCTCGACTTCACCGACGTCGTTCACTTCGACACCGGCGAACCAATTGCTAAGATAGGCAACGTCGGTGGCGGAATCGTCGGTCGCGATATGAAGCAAGCCCACAAGGCTCGCGAAGCGTTGCTACAGTTGTCGACGGACGACTTGATCGAAAAATGTAAACAAGCTGCAGTCCTATTCGAGACATCCGATTTGCAAGTCGGTGATTCGATGCAGTCGGTCGACCAGTTCGTTCATCAACAATCGGCCAGCACGGGACTTCCCGAGCACATGTGTCGATCGAACATGATGAAGAACAGTTTCGTGCTAAGCCACATGGACCAAATCCTCAACTGCTTGACGCGAGGACTTGATCTGTCCATCTTCTCGCGCGGGTATGGCGAAGAGGGACGCGGCGTCACGGTCAGTTACCAAGCACAAACGCCGATCCTGGGCGCCGTTCTGCCCAACAACTCGCCCGGCGTTCACACGTTATGGTTACCCGCGATCCCGTTGCAAATTGGGCTGGCACTCAAACCGGGATCGCAAGAACCTTGGACTCCCTACCGCATGGTGTCGGCGTTCATTCAAGCCGGCGTTCCCGCGGAAGCATTCGGGTTGTACCCAGGCGGCCACGACAGCGGTGGTGCCATCATGACCAAGGCACCACGCAGCATGATTTTTGGGAGCGCTCAAACGGTTGCCCAACATGCCGGCAACCCGCGCGTTCAAGCTCACGGCCCCGGCTTCTCAAAGATCTTGATCGGGGATGATGTTGTCGACGACTGGGAAGACTTCTTGGACGTCATGGTGGAAAGCGTGCTCAGCAATTCCGGACGAAGCTGCATCAATTGCAGCGGGATCTGGGCTAGTCGTCACACCAAGGAAATCGCTGCTGCGATCGCCAGACGAATCGGTCCAGTCAACGTGTCGCCGCCGAGCGACCCCGATGCCCAATTGGCCGCCTTCACGGTGCCGGCGATGGCAACGGGAACCTATTCGATGGTTCAACAAGACTTAGCCGAATCCGGTGTCACGGACATGACGGCCGAGTTCGGCGAAAAGCTGATCGAGCGAGATCACTGCGCATACCTTCGTCCAATGGTCGTGCATGCCGATTCCCCGGACCGCGGCGTTGCATCCAAGGAATACATGTTCCCATTTGTCAGCGTCGTCGAATGCCCGCAGGCCGAAATGCTGCGCCGCATCGGTCCAACGTTGGTCGGTACCGTCCTAACCGCGGACGAAGCGTTCGTCCACGCGGCCGGCGGATGCATCGAAATCGATCGAGTCAACATTGGCCCGATCCCGACGAACCGATTGAATTGGCTGCAGCCGCACGAGGGCAACATCATCGACTTCCTGTTCCGATCGCGTGCCTACCAAATGGCCGACCTGCCGGTCAAAGCCGCGACATAA